A genomic stretch from Candidatus Hydrogenisulfobacillus filiaventi includes:
- a CDS encoding Sulfur reduction protein DsrE — MAGETVKKYLYIVTTGVEAPERSASPFFLATTAALMEAEATMVFTITGTSLLKKGVAEQLHIKPRGESAVLATFIAQAREAGVRFLVCAPSLDLNDLTLEDLIEVDGVVGGTALNQMADEADVVITF, encoded by the coding sequence ATGGCCGGGGAGACCGTCAAGAAATACCTCTACATCGTCACCACCGGGGTGGAGGCCCCGGAGCGATCGGCCTCGCCCTTCTTTCTCGCCACCACTGCCGCCCTGATGGAGGCTGAAGCGACCATGGTCTTCACCATCACCGGCACCAGCCTGCTCAAGAAAGGGGTGGCGGAACAGCTGCATATCAAGCCCCGCGGGGAGAGTGCGGTCCTGGCCACCTTCATCGCCCAGGCGCGGGAGGCCGGCGTCCGGTTCCTGGTCTGCGCCCCCAGCCTTGACCTCAACGACCTGACCCTGGAGGACCTGATCGAGGTGGACGGGGTGGTGGGGGGCACCGCCCTCAACCAGATGGCCGATGAGGCGGATGTGGTGATCACCTTTTAA
- a CDS encoding Electron transfer flavoprotein, beta subunit, protein MRIAVLLKDVPDLVEDLELTEEGALAADELEYVPSEWDDQALEEALLVKEEGGGVEVTVVAVDTGDVDGMLYTALAKGADHAVKLTGSFGRDLPNRVRAAVLAAYLEGRGFDLILTGVQAVDDLDGQVAGLVASLLGIPHASAVREVTVEGGRVRFLQEYAGGRMAEMAAAAPVLLGIQAARKPPRYVTVAKVRQVSRSMSLEEVPVEVPEAPVLNVRRLYHPQAAGHAEMWGDDVETVADRLVALLEERKLLKR, encoded by the coding sequence ATGCGCATTGCGGTACTGCTGAAGGATGTCCCCGACCTGGTGGAGGACCTGGAACTGACAGAAGAGGGGGCCTTGGCGGCTGACGAACTGGAATATGTCCCCAGCGAATGGGACGACCAGGCGCTCGAAGAGGCCCTGCTGGTAAAGGAGGAAGGCGGCGGGGTCGAAGTGACGGTGGTGGCGGTGGACACCGGGGATGTGGACGGCATGCTGTACACCGCCCTGGCCAAGGGAGCCGACCATGCGGTCAAGCTGACCGGCAGCTTCGGGCGCGACCTGCCCAACCGGGTGCGGGCGGCGGTCCTGGCCGCCTATCTCGAGGGCCGAGGGTTCGACCTTATCCTGACCGGCGTGCAGGCGGTGGATGACCTCGACGGGCAGGTGGCCGGCCTGGTGGCCAGCCTGCTGGGCATTCCCCACGCGTCTGCCGTGCGGGAGGTGACGGTCGAGGGCGGCCGCGTCCGCTTCCTGCAGGAATACGCCGGCGGCCGGATGGCGGAGATGGCGGCAGCGGCCCCGGTCTTGCTGGGGATTCAGGCGGCCCGCAAGCCGCCGCGGTACGTGACGGTGGCTAAGGTACGGCAGGTCAGCCGGTCCATGAGCCTGGAGGAAGTGCCGGTGGAGGTTCCGGAAGCGCCGGTGCTGAACGTCCGCCGCTTGTACCATCCGCAGGCGGCCGGCCACGCCGAAATGTGGGGAGACGATGTGGAGACGGTGGCGGATCGCCTAGTGGCGCTGCTGGAGGAGCGGAAACTCCTCAAGCGGTGA
- a CDS encoding Electron transfer flavoprotein, alpha subunit translates to MEPLMVMAELEGGRLSDPSRECLTKARQLAQALGSTVVAAAVGPEAAAALADADADEAVAITGPGTSAYSPSLWEAAARDLLERYRPAYVLMPNTTMGMDLGAALAAHSGRPALAYAVALEPEGQGLRATSQVYGGKLLAEVFLPPQGTVITVIPGSWAAQPPAVHPQVTELPAPAAAGIEVLRVIEPESGGDVDITRSDILVSVGRGIQGPENLELAEELAEVLGGAVSCSRPVVDAGWMPRSRQVGKSGKTVKPKLYLALGISGAPEHLQGMKDAELIVAVNQDAKAPIFDVAQYGATVDILELMPALTERLRGEAG, encoded by the coding sequence ATGGAACCGTTGATGGTGATGGCGGAACTGGAGGGCGGCCGCTTGAGCGACCCCTCCCGCGAGTGTCTGACCAAGGCCCGGCAGTTGGCGCAGGCCCTGGGCAGCACGGTGGTGGCGGCAGCGGTGGGTCCGGAAGCGGCGGCCGCCCTGGCGGACGCGGATGCCGACGAGGCGGTGGCGATCACCGGGCCGGGCACCTCCGCCTATTCGCCCAGCCTCTGGGAGGCAGCGGCACGCGACCTGCTGGAACGCTACCGGCCGGCCTATGTCCTGATGCCCAACACCACCATGGGCATGGACCTGGGCGCGGCCCTGGCCGCCCATAGCGGCCGGCCCGCCCTGGCCTACGCGGTGGCCCTGGAGCCGGAGGGACAGGGACTGCGGGCCACCAGCCAGGTGTACGGCGGCAAGCTGCTGGCCGAGGTGTTCCTGCCGCCGCAAGGGACGGTCATCACCGTAATCCCCGGATCCTGGGCGGCACAGCCGCCGGCGGTGCACCCGCAGGTGACGGAGCTGCCGGCCCCCGCAGCCGCCGGCATCGAGGTGCTGCGGGTGATCGAGCCCGAGAGCGGGGGAGACGTGGACATTACCCGCAGCGACATCCTGGTCAGCGTGGGACGGGGGATTCAAGGACCCGAGAACCTGGAGCTGGCCGAGGAGCTGGCAGAGGTGCTGGGCGGGGCGGTCAGCTGCTCGCGGCCGGTGGTGGATGCCGGCTGGATGCCGCGCAGCCGCCAGGTGGGCAAGTCGGGCAAGACCGTCAAGCCCAAGCTGTATCTGGCCCTGGGTATCAGCGGGGCTCCCGAGCACCTGCAGGGGATGAAGGACGCCGAACTGATCGTTGCGGTCAACCAGGACGCCAAGGCCCCCATCTTCGACGTGGCTCAGTACGGGGCGACGGTGGACATTCTGGAGCTGATGCCGGCCCTGACCGAGCGCTTGCGGGGGGAGGCGGGCTAG
- a CDS encoding putative iron-sulfur-binding oxidoreductase FadF (Evidence 3 : Putative function from multiple computational evidences), whose protein sequence is MTLRTALMALTVLLFVAGMTVFGVRVLAIGRVLRRARPAVRTDRAGARLASLAGQVLLHRRLLRVPLSGVLHFLIFSGFVVLFIDIVETVGEVFVRGFSVGPVLAPLVDVWVLLVLTGIVLALYNRLVLRPARFEGSDERDAFLILGLIATIVVGIVVHDSFYPFVAHEVYHIPDPTARSHFLGWALAGLWRQLGWTGPAAASAGYVVGYLMDMGTVLAFLAYLPYSKHFHIFLAVPNVYLRNLGPRGTLVPVPPQDTMAVRRFEDFTWKDILDLYTCTECGRCQAVCPAHAAGQPLSPKMLILNLRDALNARLEAGATAEAPPLAGGVISRETLWSCTTCGACQEACPVFIEHVPKIAGLRAALLEDGEVEPGAQKVLVAWERQGNSFAQPARKRAQWVKELDFPVKDARKEPVDWLWFVGDFASYDPRVQQLTRLVARLLHAAGVDFGILYEGEVNAGNEALRLGEYGLFETLAQKNLKALEQAQFNRLFTTDPHSLNALRNEYRKLGFERPVLHYTELFVELLDQGRLHLDPLRVRATYHDPCYLGRWNRVFEAPRELIRRCGVELVEMPRHGAQSFCCGAGGGRIWMDESGVQDRPANQRIREALALPGVNHFVVACPKDVSMFSASVTALGVEDRLRVVDVAELLAAAAGLALMEEGSLALS, encoded by the coding sequence GTGACCTTGCGGACGGCCCTAATGGCCCTGACGGTGCTCCTTTTTGTGGCCGGGATGACCGTCTTCGGGGTGCGGGTGCTGGCCATCGGGCGGGTGCTGCGGCGGGCACGGCCGGCGGTGCGTACGGACCGCGCTGGCGCCCGCCTGGCCTCCCTGGCCGGGCAGGTGCTGCTGCACCGCCGGCTCCTGCGCGTCCCGCTTTCGGGGGTGCTGCACTTCCTCATCTTCAGCGGGTTCGTGGTGCTCTTCATTGACATCGTGGAAACGGTGGGCGAAGTCTTCGTCCGTGGCTTCTCGGTCGGCCCCGTGCTGGCGCCGCTGGTGGACGTGTGGGTACTGCTGGTCCTGACCGGCATCGTCCTCGCCCTCTACAACCGGCTGGTATTACGGCCGGCCCGCTTTGAGGGCTCCGACGAGCGGGATGCTTTCCTCATCCTGGGCCTGATTGCCACCATCGTCGTCGGCATCGTGGTCCACGACTCCTTTTATCCGTTCGTGGCGCATGAGGTCTACCACATTCCCGACCCCACTGCCCGCAGCCACTTCCTGGGCTGGGCCCTGGCCGGCCTCTGGCGGCAGCTGGGTTGGACGGGGCCCGCCGCCGCCAGTGCAGGCTATGTGGTCGGCTACCTGATGGACATGGGCACCGTGCTGGCCTTCCTGGCCTACCTGCCCTACTCCAAGCACTTTCACATCTTCCTGGCGGTGCCCAACGTCTATCTGCGCAACCTGGGACCGCGCGGTACCCTGGTCCCGGTTCCCCCCCAGGACACCATGGCTGTGCGCCGGTTCGAGGACTTTACCTGGAAGGACATCCTGGACCTGTATACCTGTACCGAGTGCGGGCGCTGCCAGGCGGTGTGTCCCGCTCATGCGGCCGGGCAGCCGCTGTCGCCCAAGATGCTGATCCTGAACCTGCGTGACGCCCTCAACGCCCGGCTGGAAGCCGGGGCCACCGCGGAGGCGCCGCCCCTGGCCGGTGGCGTGATCAGCCGGGAAACCCTGTGGTCCTGTACCACCTGCGGGGCATGCCAGGAGGCGTGTCCGGTCTTCATCGAGCACGTGCCCAAGATCGCCGGTCTGCGCGCCGCTTTATTGGAGGACGGCGAGGTGGAACCAGGGGCCCAGAAGGTGCTGGTGGCCTGGGAGCGGCAGGGGAACTCCTTTGCCCAGCCGGCCCGGAAGCGGGCGCAATGGGTGAAGGAACTCGACTTCCCTGTCAAGGACGCGCGCAAGGAACCGGTGGACTGGTTGTGGTTCGTGGGGGACTTCGCCTCCTACGACCCCCGGGTGCAGCAGCTCACCCGGCTGGTGGCCCGCCTGCTCCATGCTGCCGGGGTGGACTTCGGCATCCTTTACGAAGGGGAGGTCAATGCCGGCAACGAAGCCCTGCGGCTAGGCGAGTACGGGCTGTTCGAGACCCTGGCTCAAAAGAACCTCAAGGCGCTCGAGCAGGCGCAGTTCAACCGCCTGTTCACCACCGACCCCCACTCCCTCAACGCGCTCCGCAACGAATACCGTAAGTTGGGCTTCGAGCGGCCGGTCCTCCACTACACCGAGCTGTTTGTGGAGCTCCTGGACCAGGGCCGCCTGCACCTGGATCCGCTGCGGGTACGCGCGACCTACCACGACCCCTGTTACCTGGGGCGTTGGAACCGCGTGTTTGAGGCACCGCGGGAGCTCATCCGGCGCTGCGGGGTGGAGCTGGTGGAAATGCCCCGGCATGGGGCGCAGAGCTTCTGCTGCGGGGCAGGCGGAGGCCGCATCTGGATGGACGAGAGCGGGGTGCAGGACCGGCCGGCCAATCAGCGCATCCGCGAGGCGCTGGCCCTGCCGGGGGTGAACCACTTCGTGGTCGCGTGCCCGAAGGATGTCTCCATGTTCTCCGCCTCGGTCACCGCCTTGGGGGTGGAGGATCGCCTGCGGGTGGTGGATGTAGCCGAGCTGTTGGCGGCGGCCGCCGGCCTGGCCCTCATGGAGGAGGGCAGCCTGGCGCTCTCCTAG
- a CDS encoding protein of unknown function (Evidence 5 : Unknown function) codes for MAEADRLYRTILTVTGGLAPVTARTVEHGLVLDTRMNGEPKESFTPGAETALEAGTARWAAAAGAVFPSYRMPPAYKEAVCPAPLDRDCPLRGATPQRAADAERCRPPPPAWARSWANRRQGWRRLPRCHAVAAGHEDLNALGYYGSMAREDSLLGTLHRPWSDRLLLLELACYLPTWPAAAAAGRGW; via the coding sequence GTGGCGGAGGCGGATCGGCTCTACCGCACCATCCTAACGGTGACCGGGGGTCTGGCGCCGGTGACCGCCCGGACCGTCGAACACGGCCTCGTGCTGGACACCCGGATGAACGGCGAGCCCAAGGAGAGTTTCACCCCCGGCGCGGAGACGGCGCTGGAGGCCGGGACCGCCCGCTGGGCGGCCGCGGCGGGGGCCGTTTTCCCCAGCTACCGCATGCCACCCGCCTACAAGGAGGCGGTGTGCCCCGCCCCCCTTGACCGGGACTGCCCTCTACGAGGCGCAACGCCGCAGCGGGCGGCGGACGCGGAACGGTGCAGGCCGCCCCCGCCCGCCTGGGCGCGTTCATGGGCGAATCGGCGGCAGGGCTGGCGGCGGCTGCCACGCTGCCACGCGGTGGCGGCCGGCCATGAGGACCTGAACGCCCTGGGCTATTACGGGTCGATGGCCCGCGAAGACTCTCTGCTGGGTACTCTGCACCGCCCCTGGTCGGACCGGCTCCTGCTCCTGGAACTCGCCTGCTACCTGCCGACCTGGCCTGCTGCAGCCGCTGCTGGCCGGGGCTGGTGA
- a CDS encoding protein of unknown function (Evidence 5 : Unknown function), with protein sequence MTTRERADAGDPEAFLAMVLKDGAFYWNILARLPFRERRWLRERLNREGPHGPAPRPPGEQRACGTVTRIPARKA encoded by the coding sequence GTGACGACCCGCGAGCGGGCCGATGCGGGGGACCCGGAGGCCTTCCTGGCGATGGTCCTCAAGGACGGGGCCTTTTATTGGAACATCCTGGCCCGCCTGCCGTTCCGGGAGCGCCGGTGGCTACGGGAGCGGCTCAACCGGGAAGGCCCGCATGGGCCCGCGCCGCGGCCCCCCGGGGAGCAGCGGGCCTGCGGGACCGTCACCCGCATCCCGGCCCGCAAGGCCTGA
- a CDS encoding anti-sigma F factor antagonist (spoIIAA-2); anti sigma b factor antagonist RsbV gives MTVVHSVQGNRIVVALKGELDLTTAGPLREALDQLLDRHPGRDLVLDLAEVPFVDSSGLGVILGRYRRVRQEGRQLAIVNPRPHVRAVFDMAGMDTLMSIAPARPPERAGR, from the coding sequence GTGACGGTAGTGCACAGCGTGCAGGGCAACCGGATTGTCGTGGCCCTCAAGGGGGAGCTGGACCTGACCACGGCCGGCCCCCTGCGGGAGGCCCTGGACCAGCTCCTCGACCGCCATCCCGGCCGCGACCTGGTCCTCGACCTGGCGGAGGTGCCCTTTGTCGACAGCTCGGGGTTGGGGGTCATCCTGGGCCGCTACCGCCGGGTGCGCCAGGAAGGCCGGCAGCTGGCCATCGTAAATCCCCGTCCCCATGTGCGGGCGGTGTTCGACATGGCGGGCATGGATACGCTCATGAGCATTGCCCCGGCGCGGCCGCCGGAGCGGGCCGGCCGCTGA